A single window of Paracoccus albus DNA harbors:
- the mnmD gene encoding tRNA (5-methylaminomethyl-2-thiouridine)(34)-methyltransferase MnmD, producing the protein MTTKDQTPELQWREGSVPVSSRFDDPYFSLAGGLAETRHVFLTGNDLPERLRPGFHIAELGFGTGLNLLALAEIADVPIRFTSFEAFPMDAGQLERAHEAFPDLAALSAELRDGVAERRFSVGTVDVHLIVGDARNALPDWDGLADAWFLDGFSPAKNPELWGAPLMAEVGAHTSPGGTFATYSAAGHVRRSLEAAGFDVERAPGFAGKRHMSRGRKR; encoded by the coding sequence ATGACGACCAAGGACCAGACACCGGAACTGCAATGGCGCGAAGGCAGCGTGCCGGTTTCCTCTCGTTTCGACGATCCGTATTTCAGCCTTGCCGGTGGTCTGGCCGAAACGCGACATGTCTTTTTGACCGGCAACGATCTGCCGGAAAGGCTGAGGCCGGGCTTTCATATTGCCGAGCTGGGCTTTGGCACGGGCCTGAACCTGCTGGCGCTTGCGGAAATTGCGGATGTGCCCATTCGCTTCACCAGCTTTGAGGCTTTTCCGATGGATGCCGGCCAGCTTGAGCGCGCGCATGAAGCGTTCCCGGACCTTGCCGCGTTGTCTGCCGAACTGCGCGATGGTGTCGCGGAACGTCGTTTTTCCGTCGGGACGGTGGATGTGCATCTGATCGTTGGGGATGCCCGAAACGCGCTGCCAGACTGGGACGGGCTCGCGGATGCGTGGTTTCTGGATGGCTTCTCGCCCGCCAAGAACCCCGAGCTTTGGGGGGCGCCGCTGATGGCAGAGGTCGGCGCACATACGTCGCCGGGCGGGACCTTCGCGACCTATTCAGCAGCCGGTCACGTCCGCCGCTCGCTGGAGGCGGCGGGTTTCGATGTGGAACGTGCGCCGGGCTTTGCCGGAAAACGGCATATGAGCAGGGGCCGAAAGCGTTAA
- a CDS encoding K+/H+ antiporter subunit F, translated as MIEYALLFAFTCYGVGLLFNLYRVVIAPGVPDRILALDTMTINMIALLTLFGIRQGTEMYFEATLLFAMVGFVSTVAYAKFILRGNIIE; from the coding sequence ATGATCGAATATGCGCTTTTATTTGCCTTCACCTGCTATGGCGTCGGGTTGCTGTTCAACCTGTATCGCGTCGTCATAGCGCCCGGCGTGCCGGACCGGATTCTTGCGTTGGATACGATGACGATCAACATGATTGCCCTGCTGACATTGTTCGGCATCCGCCAGGGCACAGAGATGTATTTCGAGGCAACGCTGCTGTTTGCGATGGTCGGTTTCGTCTCGACCGTCGCCTATGCGAAATTCATCCTGCGCGGCAACATCATCGAATAG
- a CDS encoding monovalent cation/H+ antiporter subunit D, protein MSHFIIAPVVLPALIGGLIILWMRHDMLLQRVFSTAGSVLLLGVSLYLAYYASGGDIFVYRLGNWPAPFGIVLMLDRLAALMMVLTAFLGLVVQLYGIGSGWDRKGWHFHALWQFQMMGVMGAFLTGDAFNLFVFFEVLLIASYGLMIHGGGGLRLRAGVQYVIINLLGSTLFLAALGTLYAVTGTLNMADMAVKVAEMPAEDTALLRTGAVLLMLVFAIKAALVPLHFWLPSTYANAPGPVAALFAIMSKVGVYAIIRFYTLVFPGDSVVEHIIADMLLPAALITLVVGQIGVLGGRHLGRVAAMSAVASIGTLVIAVTMFTPASIAAALYYTIHSTLSAAALFLIADMVAARRGGELWLSLRPKIRDSGLIASLFFMTAIAIAGMPPLSGFIGKLLILDVTRPDPWWIGIWSTILVTSLFAIVGFGRAGSTLFWLPFQLQRIERQAEAEGRPRPQGPIPPKLEPDEHIQDIEDAVSPAMTFVSTGALLAGLVLLTVFARPAMQMTDAIAEQLFDPAPYVSSVLIEQEGAR, encoded by the coding sequence ATGAGCCACTTTATCATTGCTCCTGTCGTCCTGCCGGCGCTGATCGGGGGCCTTATCATCCTCTGGATGCGGCATGACATGCTGTTGCAGCGCGTGTTCTCAACCGCGGGATCTGTGCTGCTGCTGGGCGTCTCGCTGTATCTGGCCTATTATGCGAGCGGGGGGGACATTTTCGTTTACCGCCTTGGCAATTGGCCTGCACCTTTCGGCATCGTGCTGATGCTGGACCGGCTGGCGGCGCTGATGATGGTGCTGACAGCCTTCCTCGGGCTGGTCGTGCAGCTTTACGGGATCGGCTCTGGCTGGGACCGGAAGGGCTGGCATTTTCACGCGCTGTGGCAGTTTCAGATGATGGGCGTCATGGGTGCCTTCCTGACCGGCGATGCCTTCAATCTGTTCGTCTTCTTCGAAGTCCTGCTGATCGCTTCTTACGGGCTGATGATCCACGGCGGCGGCGGGCTGAGACTGCGCGCGGGTGTTCAATATGTCATCATCAATCTGCTTGGCTCGACCCTGTTCCTGGCTGCGCTTGGCACCCTTTATGCGGTGACCGGCACGCTGAACATGGCCGATATGGCCGTAAAGGTCGCCGAAATGCCGGCAGAAGATACCGCCCTGCTGCGCACCGGGGCTGTACTTCTGATGCTGGTGTTCGCCATCAAGGCGGCACTGGTGCCCCTGCATTTCTGGCTGCCATCGACCTATGCGAACGCGCCGGGGCCCGTTGCGGCACTGTTCGCCATCATGTCGAAGGTCGGCGTCTATGCGATCATCCGCTTCTACACGCTGGTTTTCCCCGGCGATTCCGTGGTCGAGCATATCATCGCCGACATGCTTCTGCCCGCCGCGCTGATCACGCTGGTGGTGGGTCAGATCGGAGTCCTTGGCGGACGGCATCTTGGGCGCGTGGCCGCAATGTCTGCCGTTGCATCCATTGGCACGCTGGTCATCGCGGTGACGATGTTCACGCCCGCCTCTATCGCGGCGGCGCTGTACTACACCATCCATTCGACATTGTCGGCGGCGGCGCTGTTCCTGATCGCGGACATGGTCGCCGCGCGACGTGGGGGAGAGCTTTGGCTTTCGCTTCGACCCAAGATCCGCGACAGCGGCCTGATTGCCTCTCTGTTCTTCATGACGGCCATCGCAATCGCCGGGATGCCGCCGCTGTCGGGGTTCATCGGCAAGCTGCTGATCCTTGACGTCACGCGCCCCGATCCGTGGTGGATCGGCATCTGGTCGACGATCCTTGTCACCTCGCTCTTTGCCATTGTCGGCTTCGGGCGCGCGGGCTCTACCCTGTTCTGGCTGCCGTTCCAGTTGCAGCGGATTGAACGGCAGGCCGAGGCCGAAGGCAGACCAAGACCACAGGGTCCGATCCCGCCCAAGCTGGAACCGGACGAGCACATTCAGGATATCGAGGATGCCGTATCCCCCGCGATGACCTTTGTCTCGACCGGGGCATTGTTGGCCGGACTGGTTCTGCTGACCGTGTTCGCTCGCCCTGCCATGCAGATGACCGATGCCATCGCAGAACAACTGTTTGACCCGGCACCATATGTTTCCTCTGTCCTGATCGAACAGGAGGGGGCGCGGTAA
- a CDS encoding Na+/H+ antiporter subunit C has protein sequence MEALVAIAIGAMTAAGVYLVLRLRTFPTVIGMTMLSYAINLFLVTTGRLAVDKPPILHGHGNLTDYTDPLPQALTLTAIVISFGMTAVVVLLALGAFIEGGDDYIDMPESDRRETGGDHE, from the coding sequence ATGGAAGCCCTTGTCGCAATCGCCATCGGTGCCATGACCGCAGCAGGGGTATACCTTGTCCTGCGCCTGCGCACATTTCCGACCGTGATCGGTATGACCATGCTGTCCTATGCCATCAACCTGTTCCTTGTGACCACGGGGCGGCTGGCCGTAGACAAGCCGCCGATCCTTCACGGCCACGGCAATCTGACCGACTATACCGACCCACTGCCGCAGGCGCTTACGCTGACGGCCATCGTGATTTCCTTCGGGATGACCGCCGTCGTCGTGCTACTGGCGCTCGGCGCGTTTATCGAGGGCGGCGACGACTATATCGACATGCCAGAATCTGACCGGCGCGAAACCGGGGGCGACCACGAATGA
- a CDS encoding NAD(P)/FAD-dependent oxidoreductase, protein MASITVVGAGIAGLSLAWELTRRGQHVRVLEKQGIAAGSSGGTVGALAPHAPESWNAKKQFQLESLLSAQDFWTEVGDVGGVDPGYARTGRVQPVVSGDLPKLHARIEGSEHFWDGAARMWLTQERPNGSLCPLSADGWWLMDDLTARISPPDACNALAAAIRRRGGEIELGAVAEIETTSTPALWATGVAGLEQLGEDLGRKVGQGVKGQSALLAFDAAASPQVFADGLHVVPHFNGTVGIGSTSENSYAHDQVDHLLDDVITKSRAICPELADAKVISRWAGIRPRARSRAPLAGGWPGRPGHFVLNGGFKIGFGMAPALARVMADLVLDGRNNLPEGFRLQGNGDGPISSG, encoded by the coding sequence ATGGCAAGCATCACAGTCGTCGGGGCGGGAATCGCGGGGCTGTCGCTCGCGTGGGAGCTGACTCGGCGCGGCCAGCATGTGCGCGTGCTGGAGAAGCAGGGTATCGCCGCCGGATCGTCAGGCGGAACGGTGGGCGCGCTTGCACCCCATGCGCCGGAAAGCTGGAACGCGAAGAAGCAGTTTCAGCTTGAAAGCCTGCTGTCGGCGCAGGATTTCTGGACGGAAGTCGGTGATGTGGGTGGGGTCGACCCCGGTTATGCGCGGACAGGCAGGGTTCAGCCGGTGGTCAGTGGTGATTTGCCCAAGCTTCACGCCCGCATCGAAGGTTCAGAACACTTCTGGGACGGTGCGGCACGGATGTGGCTGACGCAAGAGCGTCCGAACGGCTCGCTTTGCCCGCTTAGCGCCGATGGATGGTGGCTGATGGACGATCTGACGGCTCGTATCTCGCCGCCCGACGCGTGCAATGCGTTGGCGGCGGCGATCCGCAGACGAGGTGGAGAAATCGAGCTTGGCGCTGTGGCAGAAATCGAAACTACGTCTACACCTGCCCTCTGGGCGACGGGGGTCGCGGGACTTGAGCAACTGGGCGAGGACCTTGGGCGCAAGGTCGGTCAGGGCGTGAAAGGGCAAAGCGCGTTGCTGGCATTCGATGCCGCCGCTTCGCCTCAGGTCTTTGCTGACGGCCTGCATGTCGTGCCCCATTTCAACGGCACGGTCGGGATCGGTTCGACTTCCGAAAACAGCTATGCGCATGATCAGGTCGACCACCTACTGGACGATGTAATCACAAAATCGCGGGCCATTTGCCCGGAACTGGCCGATGCGAAAGTCATTTCCCGTTGGGCAGGCATTCGTCCGCGTGCTAGATCACGAGCCCCTCTGGCAGGAGGCTGGCCGGGGCGACCGGGGCATTTCGTTCTGAATGGCGGCTTCAAGATCGGGTTCGGCATGGCACCCGCACTTGCCCGCGTCATGGCCGATCTGGTGCTGGATGGGCGCAATAACCTGCCGGAAGGATTTCGCCTTCAGGGCAATGGCGATGGCCCGATCAGCAGCGGGTGA
- a CDS encoding Na+/H+ antiporter subunit E, with protein MRRFFPHPYLSVLLVLVWLLLVNDFRWGSLTFGLILSILIPALIAPYWPLRPSLHAGGKLLGYTGLVVWDIIIANIEVAKIVLFKPNDQLRPAWITVPLELRSPEAIAVLAGTITLTPGTVSCDLSECGHALLVHCLHAPEPEAVVTDIKTRYEARLKEIFA; from the coding sequence ATGAGACGTTTCTTCCCACATCCCTATCTGTCCGTCCTGCTGGTCCTAGTCTGGCTTCTGCTGGTCAATGATTTCCGCTGGGGGTCACTGACCTTCGGGCTGATACTGTCGATCCTGATCCCCGCGCTGATCGCGCCCTATTGGCCGCTGCGCCCGTCGCTTCATGCGGGCGGCAAGCTGCTTGGCTATACCGGTCTGGTGGTCTGGGACATCATCATCGCGAATATCGAGGTCGCGAAGATCGTGCTGTTCAAGCCGAACGATCAGCTTCGTCCGGCATGGATCACCGTCCCGCTTGAACTACGCTCGCCCGAGGCGATTGCAGTTCTTGCCGGCACGATCACGCTGACACCCGGCACAGTAAGCTGCGATCTGTCCGAATGCGGCCACGCGCTTCTGGTCCATTGCCTTCACGCGCCCGAACCGGAAGCCGTCGTGACCGATATCAAGACCCGCTACGAGGCCCGCCTGAAGGAGATCTTCGCATGA
- a CDS encoding Na+/H+ antiporter subunit G — protein MDFVFEIIVTALLVISGIFGFVGSYGLVKLPEPMTRLHAPTKAATLGVGAVLMASMIYFAWFGDHLSWHELMITLFIFLTAPVTGLMIAKANIFQQWTKEELPPTGTGSGWATLSDGPSIMDDGADSRLTHEGD, from the coding sequence ATGGATTTTGTATTCGAGATTATCGTCACCGCCCTGCTGGTCATCAGCGGGATATTCGGCTTCGTCGGCTCTTACGGGCTGGTCAAGCTGCCAGAGCCGATGACGCGACTACACGCCCCGACCAAGGCCGCAACACTGGGTGTCGGCGCGGTGCTTATGGCCTCGATGATCTATTTCGCGTGGTTCGGCGACCATCTCAGCTGGCATGAGCTGATGATCACGCTGTTCATCTTCCTGACCGCGCCTGTGACCGGCCTGATGATCGCCAAGGCCAACATCTTCCAGCAATGGACGAAAGAGGAACTGCCACCGACTGGAACCGGCTCTGGCTGGGCCACGCTGTCGGACGGGCCCAGCATCATGGATGACGGCGCGGATTCGCGTCTGACCCACGAAGGCGACTGA
- a CDS encoding lytic transglycosylase domain-containing protein codes for MLCISLFISAVAMPARAESVRELATALTAAGASNWETAQQAAAASGPVAESLIEWHALRAGQGSFADYLAFARDHADWPGMELLYQRGEAKIPDNASARDVMDWFAAHEPQTARGAMALIAALRDDDAVAARKLAQRIWLSLPMTAPEEAAFLSANRDLVEDLNDARVFALLDQQEWQAAQVGLARMSVAERPLAEARIATQARRGGVDALILALPEAQQDDPGLAMDRFVWRVQAKLHDLARELMLEQSGSAEDLRRPEVWASARADYSRAAMRDGDWAAAEEIAKAHFLEPGTEAFADLEFLAGYAALRGDAPDRALVHFQHLADGTSSVISKTRALYWQGRAYEAAGSADQARAAFEQAASMQTAYYGQLAAERIGAPTDPALSIPGRAEAALPQWRRSELRENSVFQAGVFAFAAGQPELGQRFFLHLSEIAAPEDIARMARLTLEMRYPWYALRLAKRAAGQGAIYPAAYFPLTGLEGEDLGLPPELVMSISRQESEFNHTVSSHVGALGLMQLMPGTAQQMADKVGVGYDRAALTRDPYYNAQLGAAYLQTLRDRFGPSSALVAAGYNAGPGRSRQWTERFGDIRTDADPVDWVEMIPFDETRNYVMRVTEALPVYRSRIAGHPVALTPTKDLTGDGFVPPPPKPRQTLAEVLTQSRRPPREGDEMSSEAEAFAVAEQGVVSEAAAPAPDATRPTPRPETLSAETDG; via the coding sequence ATGCTTTGCATTTCCCTGTTCATATCCGCGGTCGCAATGCCTGCCCGCGCGGAATCGGTTCGCGAACTTGCAACCGCGCTGACTGCGGCCGGCGCAAGTAACTGGGAAACGGCGCAACAGGCCGCCGCCGCGTCTGGTCCGGTGGCCGAAAGCCTGATCGAATGGCATGCGCTTCGGGCCGGTCAGGGCAGCTTTGCGGATTATCTGGCCTTCGCACGCGATCATGCCGACTGGCCGGGGATGGAGCTGCTGTACCAGCGGGGCGAGGCGAAGATTCCCGACAATGCCTCTGCCCGGGACGTGATGGACTGGTTCGCGGCGCATGAGCCGCAGACCGCCCGCGGCGCGATGGCACTGATCGCGGCGCTTCGTGACGACGATGCGGTTGCGGCCAGGAAGCTCGCGCAGCGCATCTGGCTGAGCCTGCCGATGACCGCGCCAGAGGAAGCCGCATTTCTTTCGGCAAACCGCGACCTTGTTGAAGACCTGAACGACGCACGGGTCTTTGCCCTTCTGGACCAGCAGGAATGGCAGGCGGCGCAGGTCGGGCTTGCCCGAATGTCGGTTGCCGAACGCCCGCTGGCCGAAGCGCGGATAGCCACACAGGCAAGACGTGGCGGCGTTGATGCTTTGATCCTTGCCCTTCCCGAAGCACAGCAGGACGACCCGGGCCTTGCGATGGACCGGTTCGTCTGGCGCGTTCAGGCCAAGCTTCACGATCTGGCGCGAGAACTGATGTTGGAGCAATCCGGCTCTGCCGAGGACCTGCGCCGGCCCGAGGTCTGGGCAAGCGCGCGTGCGGATTACTCGCGTGCAGCGATGCGTGACGGTGATTGGGCAGCCGCAGAAGAAATCGCAAAGGCGCATTTTCTGGAGCCCGGCACGGAAGCCTTCGCCGATCTGGAGTTTCTGGCGGGCTATGCAGCGCTTCGCGGCGATGCGCCGGACCGTGCACTGGTCCATTTTCAGCATCTCGCCGATGGCACCAGCAGCGTCATCAGCAAGACGAGGGCGCTTTACTGGCAGGGCCGCGCATATGAAGCCGCCGGAAGCGCAGATCAGGCGCGGGCTGCGTTTGAACAGGCCGCATCGATGCAGACCGCATATTATGGCCAGCTTGCCGCCGAGCGGATCGGCGCCCCCACGGACCCGGCCTTGTCGATCCCCGGTCGGGCCGAGGCTGCATTGCCGCAATGGCGGCGGTCTGAACTTCGCGAGAACAGCGTCTTTCAGGCCGGCGTGTTCGCCTTCGCCGCAGGTCAGCCCGAGCTGGGCCAGCGGTTTTTTCTGCACCTGTCAGAAATTGCGGCGCCGGAAGACATCGCGCGGATGGCGCGGCTGACGCTGGAAATGCGCTATCCATGGTATGCGTTGCGTCTGGCTAAACGCGCAGCGGGGCAGGGTGCTATTTATCCCGCCGCCTATTTCCCACTGACCGGGCTTGAGGGTGAAGACCTTGGTCTGCCACCGGAACTGGTCATGTCGATCTCTCGCCAGGAATCTGAATTCAATCACACGGTGTCGTCACATGTCGGTGCGCTTGGGCTGATGCAGCTGATGCCGGGAACGGCCCAGCAAATGGCGGATAAGGTTGGCGTCGGCTATGATCGGGCGGCCCTGACAAGAGATCCCTATTACAACGCGCAGCTTGGCGCGGCCTATTTGCAGACGCTGCGCGATCGCTTCGGGCCCTCATCCGCGCTCGTGGCGGCGGGATATAACGCCGGGCCCGGTCGCTCTCGCCAATGGACGGAAAGATTTGGTGATATCCGGACCGATGCCGACCCAGTTGATTGGGTCGAGATGATCCCATTTGACGAGACGCGCAACTATGTCATGCGCGTGACAGAGGCATTGCCGGTCTATCGCTCTCGCATCGCGGGGCATCCGGTCGCACTGACGCCGACTAAAGATCTGACCGGGGACGGCTTCGTGCCGCCACCGCCAAAGCCGCGCCAGACATTGGCCGAGGTGCTGACCCAATCGCGCCGCCCGCCCCGTGAGGGCGACGAAATGTCGTCCGAGGCTGAAGCCTTTGCCGTGGCAGAGCAGGGCGTTGTGTCCGAGGCTGCGGCACCCGCGCCCGACGCAACCCGCCCGACACCAAGACCGGAAACGCTTTCCGCCGAGACGGACGGTTAA
- the dapA gene encoding 4-hydroxy-tetrahydrodipicolinate synthase codes for MFKGSLPALITPFTSDGELDLDTLKKFVDWQIEQGSNGLVPCGTTGESPTLSHDEHRKVVEEVIRIADGRVPVIAGAGSNSTREAIGLAQHAESVGADGVLVVTPYYNKPTQAGLIAHFTAIHEATDLPIIIYNIPGRSVVDMTPETMGELAQLPRIAGVKDATGKLERVSQQRMSCGTDFIQLSGNDDTALVFNANGGTGCISVTANVAPKICAEFQAATLAGDYAKALELQDKLMPLHIAIFLEPGLVGAKYALSRLGIGNERVRLPLVGLTQATKTRIDEAMRHAGIL; via the coding sequence ATGTTCAAAGGGTCCTTGCCCGCGCTGATCACGCCGTTCACCTCGGACGGCGAACTGGATCTGGACACGCTGAAGAAATTCGTCGACTGGCAGATCGAACAGGGCAGCAACGGTCTTGTGCCATGTGGCACAACCGGTGAATCGCCGACGCTCAGCCATGATGAGCATCGCAAGGTCGTGGAAGAGGTGATCCGTATCGCCGACGGTCGTGTGCCGGTAATTGCGGGTGCAGGCTCAAATTCCACACGAGAGGCGATTGGTCTTGCGCAGCACGCGGAAAGCGTGGGCGCGGATGGCGTTCTGGTAGTCACGCCCTATTACAACAAGCCGACGCAGGCGGGATTGATCGCGCATTTCACCGCGATCCACGAAGCGACCGATCTGCCGATCATCATCTATAACATTCCCGGACGTTCTGTGGTCGATATGACGCCTGAAACGATGGGTGAGCTTGCGCAACTACCGCGTATTGCGGGCGTGAAGGATGCGACGGGAAAGCTTGAACGCGTCAGCCAGCAGCGTATGTCATGCGGCACGGATTTCATCCAACTGTCCGGCAATGACGACACCGCGCTCGTCTTCAACGCCAATGGCGGCACGGGATGTATCAGCGTGACAGCCAATGTCGCGCCGAAAATCTGTGCTGAATTTCAGGCAGCAACGCTTGCCGGAGACTACGCCAAAGCACTGGAGCTTCAGGACAAGCTGATGCCGCTGCACATCGCGATCTTCCTGGAGCCGGGTCTGGTCGGTGCGAAATACGCGCTTTCCAGGCTGGGCATCGGGAATGAGCGCGTACGCTTACCGCTCGTTGGTCTGACCCAAGCCACCAAAACCCGCATTGATGAGGCAATGCGCCACGCTGGCATCCTTTGA